Proteins encoded within one genomic window of Pararhizobium capsulatum DSM 1112:
- a CDS encoding aminomethyltransferase family protein — protein MNAMTSPLNATDGRRAARSHIHTPRLETPFHPRLAALSETSDWYSWAGYKAPHTLFDEELEYFAIRSTSALFDISPMVKYRIAGPDAERYLNRLTLRDVRKLGINRVHYTAWCDDHGHVLDDGTLFRLGENTFRLCCQERHLPWLLDSAFGFSVDIHEETEEIAGLALQGPTSCSTLLAAGFSGVERLKPFDIASVPHETGTVTISRTGFTGDLGYEIFVPRALALSLWDRLWQAGQPHGIRAIGYAALNTARIEAGFIVANTDFITAEGALRADRVRMPDEVGLDWLVDADKPSFNGRKAILEARRNQTLKHILVGLEIEGNIPAEHALVYHGKKREAGLVTAAIWSPTAKRNIAIATLDRPYGVKFTDDLWVEIYALRELRYQKMMKRARIVPRPFVKLARRTTTPPGSF, from the coding sequence ATGAATGCGATGACATCACCTCTGAACGCAACCGACGGCCGCCGGGCCGCCCGCAGTCACATCCATACGCCACGGCTCGAAACACCGTTCCATCCACGTTTAGCCGCGCTCAGCGAAACCAGCGACTGGTACAGCTGGGCCGGCTACAAGGCGCCGCATACGCTGTTCGACGAGGAACTCGAATATTTCGCGATCCGCTCCACGTCCGCGCTCTTCGATATCTCGCCCATGGTGAAATACCGCATCGCCGGGCCGGATGCGGAACGCTATCTCAACCGCCTGACGCTGCGCGATGTACGGAAGCTCGGCATCAACCGGGTGCACTACACCGCCTGGTGCGACGATCACGGCCATGTACTGGATGACGGCACGCTGTTCCGGCTCGGGGAAAACACGTTTCGTCTCTGCTGCCAGGAGCGGCATCTGCCGTGGCTGCTCGACAGCGCCTTCGGCTTCTCCGTTGACATCCACGAGGAAACGGAAGAAATCGCCGGACTTGCACTGCAGGGGCCAACCAGTTGCTCCACACTACTTGCTGCCGGCTTTTCCGGCGTCGAGCGGCTGAAGCCTTTCGATATCGCGAGCGTCCCGCATGAGACGGGAACGGTCACCATCTCCCGCACCGGCTTCACCGGCGATCTCGGCTACGAGATTTTCGTGCCCCGCGCGCTGGCCCTGTCTCTTTGGGATCGGCTGTGGCAGGCGGGTCAGCCGCATGGCATCCGGGCGATCGGTTACGCCGCGCTCAACACGGCACGCATCGAGGCGGGCTTCATCGTTGCCAATACCGATTTCATCACGGCCGAAGGTGCACTCCGGGCCGACCGGGTTCGCATGCCGGATGAAGTGGGTCTCGACTGGCTCGTCGATGCCGACAAGCCCAGTTTCAACGGACGTAAAGCGATACTTGAAGCACGGCGGAATCAAACTCTGAAGCACATCCTCGTCGGCCTTGAAATCGAAGGGAATATTCCGGCCGAACACGCGCTGGTCTATCACGGAAAGAAGCGCGAAGCCGGCCTCGTGACGGCCGCGATCTGGTCGCCGACCGCCAAGCGCAACATCGCCATTGCGACGCTGGACCGCCCCTACGGCGTCAAGTTCACCGACGATCTCTGGGTGGAAATCTATGCCCTGCGGGAGCTGCGATACCAGAAGATGATGAAGCGTGCCCGCATCGTGCCCCGCCCCTTCGTCAAGCTCGCCCGCCGCACGACGACCCCGCCGGGCAGTTTCTGA
- a CDS encoding aspartate/glutamate racemase family protein — translation MRILLVNPNTTRSMTEKAAVAARAVAGPMTEIEAATSLMGPASIEGHYDGALALPGLLDEIRKGEAAGAQAAIIACFDDTGLDAARAMAGIPIVGICESALVTAGFLAQRFTVVTTLERSRVLIEDLAARYGLGHRVKVRAADIPVLELEDEGSGALDKLRRQIERALEEDGAEAIVLGCAGMADLAYALQQAYHVPVIDGVSAAIKQAEALIAQKLTTSKRGSYASPLPKNYTGAMSVFAPE, via the coding sequence ATGCGCATTCTTCTCGTCAATCCGAACACGACCCGCTCAATGACAGAAAAGGCCGCCGTGGCAGCGCGCGCGGTCGCCGGTCCCATGACCGAAATCGAGGCGGCGACATCGCTCATGGGACCGGCATCCATCGAGGGGCATTACGACGGCGCGCTGGCGCTGCCCGGCCTGCTCGATGAAATCCGCAAGGGGGAGGCGGCGGGCGCGCAGGCGGCCATTATCGCCTGCTTCGATGACACCGGCCTCGACGCCGCCCGCGCCATGGCCGGTATACCTATCGTTGGCATCTGCGAGAGTGCGTTGGTGACGGCCGGTTTTCTGGCGCAACGCTTTACCGTGGTGACGACGCTGGAGCGTTCACGCGTGCTGATCGAGGACCTCGCCGCTCGCTACGGCCTCGGCCATCGGGTGAAGGTACGCGCTGCCGATATTCCGGTGTTGGAGCTCGAGGATGAAGGCTCCGGCGCTCTCGACAAGCTACGCCGGCAGATCGAGCGGGCGCTGGAGGAAGACGGTGCCGAGGCGATCGTCCTCGGCTGCGCCGGCATGGCCGATCTCGCCTATGCACTGCAGCAGGCTTATCATGTCCCGGTCATCGATGGTGTTTCGGCTGCTATCAAACAGGCGGAGGCGCTGATCGCTCAAAAACTGACCACCAGCAAGCGTGGGTCTTATGCCTCGCCGCTGCCGAAGAATTATACGGGAGCGATGAGTGTGTTTGCGCCGGAGTGA
- a CDS encoding ABC transporter permease: protein MSHEKRTIEFYVLAAFFTLFVLFLYGPLSAVFILSFQGPDGGLTFPLNGVSVHWFFNLFEQQAVGDFGASFKRSFTLGLMVMIVNVVVALLAGLAFRRKFRGATVLFYLSVASLVVPSIIISLGIGVVFQQLGLKPAWYSSAFGAHLTWTLPFGVLIMFAVFNRFSPAYEEAARDLGATSWQTFRHVLLPMIAPSLVGVGLFGFTLSYDEFARTLMTSGTYNTLPLEIYGMTTNVTTPVLYALGTVTTLFSFSIILGTLGTIYYLRRRQARLL from the coding sequence ATGTCCCACGAGAAACGAACCATCGAATTCTACGTGCTGGCGGCGTTCTTCACGCTCTTCGTGCTGTTCCTCTACGGCCCACTGTCTGCCGTCTTCATCCTCTCCTTCCAGGGACCGGATGGCGGCCTGACCTTCCCGCTGAATGGCGTTTCCGTGCACTGGTTCTTCAACCTGTTCGAACAGCAGGCGGTGGGCGATTTCGGCGCTTCGTTCAAGCGTTCCTTCACGCTCGGCCTGATGGTGATGATCGTCAACGTCGTGGTGGCGCTGCTGGCCGGGCTTGCCTTCCGCCGCAAGTTCCGCGGCGCAACCGTGCTGTTCTATCTTTCGGTCGCAAGTCTCGTGGTGCCCTCGATCATCATCTCGCTCGGCATCGGCGTCGTCTTCCAGCAACTCGGCCTGAAGCCGGCCTGGTATTCCTCCGCTTTCGGCGCGCATCTCACCTGGACGCTGCCCTTCGGCGTGCTGATCATGTTTGCCGTCTTCAACCGGTTCTCGCCGGCCTATGAGGAAGCCGCTCGTGATCTCGGCGCCACCTCCTGGCAGACATTCCGTCATGTGCTCCTGCCGATGATTGCGCCGAGCCTTGTCGGTGTCGGCCTGTTCGGCTTTACGCTGTCCTATGACGAGTTCGCCCGCACGCTGATGACGTCCGGCACCTACAATACCCTGCCGCTGGAAATCTACGGCATGACCACCAACGTCACGACGCCGGTGCTTTATGCGCTGGGCACGGTGACGACGCTCTTCTCCTTCTCCATCATCCTGGGCACGCTCGGCACGATCTACTATCTGCGCCGCCGCCAAGCCCGGCTCCTCTAG
- a CDS encoding ABC transporter permease produces MTAEDSSTVQPKPAIAERLGSFAATIASYLQAIPLVLILGFFFVLPILTIIIVSFWDYDFAGLYPDFLTMNYTDTLGSWVTWKTYLNTLKYTAIVWALTLAIGFWVAYFLAFHIRTTTMQMVLFLVCTVPFLTSNIIRMISWIPVLGRNGLVNTTLIEMGVIPQPIEWLLYSDFAVILAMVHLNTLFMVTPIFNTLMRIDKSLIEAARDAGATGWQILWNVIIPLAKPGMAIGSIFVVTLVMADFSTVQVMSGGQSASVALMMKNQMSLLQYPAAAANAVVLLVVVLLMVAAILRVVDIRKEL; encoded by the coding sequence ATGACAGCGGAAGATAGCAGCACAGTGCAACCGAAGCCGGCAATCGCCGAGCGTCTCGGCAGCTTCGCCGCCACCATCGCCTCCTATCTGCAGGCGATCCCGCTGGTGCTGATCCTCGGTTTCTTCTTCGTGCTGCCGATCCTGACGATCATCATCGTCAGCTTCTGGGACTATGATTTCGCCGGTCTCTACCCCGATTTCCTGACCATGAACTACACCGATACGCTGGGATCGTGGGTCACCTGGAAAACCTATCTCAATACGCTGAAATACACGGCCATCGTCTGGGCGCTGACGCTCGCGATCGGCTTCTGGGTCGCCTATTTTCTCGCCTTTCACATCCGCACGACGACCATGCAGATGGTGCTGTTCCTCGTCTGCACCGTACCGTTCCTGACCTCCAACATCATCCGCATGATCTCGTGGATCCCCGTGCTCGGCCGCAACGGTCTGGTCAACACGACGCTGATCGAGATGGGCGTCATCCCGCAGCCGATCGAATGGCTGCTCTATTCCGATTTCGCCGTGATCCTTGCGATGGTGCATTTGAACACGCTGTTCATGGTCACGCCGATCTTCAACACGCTGATGCGTATCGACAAGTCGTTGATCGAGGCCGCGCGCGATGCAGGCGCCACCGGCTGGCAGATCCTCTGGAACGTGATCATTCCGCTCGCCAAGCCCGGCATGGCCATCGGCTCGATCTTCGTCGTCACCCTCGTCATGGCCGACTTCTCGACCGTGCAGGTCATGTCCGGCGGGCAAAGCGCGTCGGTCGCGCTGATGATGAAGAACCAGATGTCGCTACTGCAATATCCGGCTGCTGCCGCCAATGCCGTCGTGCTGCTGGTCGTCGTCCTCCTGATGGTCGCCGCAATCCTGCGCGTCGTCGATATCCGCAAGGAGCTGTAA
- a CDS encoding ABC transporter substrate-binding protein produces the protein MTTEKKTTTTGISRRSLLKTGAAAAGAIVGSGAITGFPTIWAQNPITLRQFGTGVSNINAIAEKCKADLGITLEMTATDSDAAAQRAVTQPDSYDIADIEYWILKKVFPAGVIQPMDIKKLKYYDKIVPLFKTGKLTPDSVIAQGTAPHTVGYVEAIGDKTFAKGETQFFTMVPTIYNADTLGIRPDLVGREITSWADIMDPAFKGKTSILNIPSIGIMDAAMIMEAMGNIKYADKGNMTKEEIDATIDFLIKAKQDGQFRAFWKSFDESVNLMASGEVVIQSMWSPAVAAVRSKGIACKYQPLKEGYRSWGGGLGLAAHLEGAQLDAAYEYINWYTSGWVGGYLNRQGYYSAAMDTAKEFMSADEWGYWIEGKAATGDIMSPEGKVMEKAGAVRDGGSFQERMGKVACWNSVMDEDRYMVKRWNEFIAA, from the coding sequence ATGACCACTGAAAAGAAGACCACTACGACGGGCATTTCCCGCCGTTCGCTCCTGAAGACAGGCGCGGCAGCCGCCGGCGCCATCGTCGGCTCGGGCGCCATCACCGGTTTCCCGACCATCTGGGCGCAGAACCCGATCACGCTGCGCCAGTTTGGCACCGGCGTTTCCAACATCAACGCCATCGCCGAGAAGTGCAAGGCCGACCTCGGCATCACGCTTGAGATGACCGCGACCGATAGCGATGCCGCCGCCCAGCGCGCCGTCACCCAGCCGGACAGCTACGACATCGCCGACATCGAATACTGGATCCTGAAGAAGGTCTTCCCGGCCGGCGTCATCCAGCCGATGGATATCAAGAAGCTGAAGTACTACGACAAGATCGTACCGCTGTTCAAAACCGGCAAGCTGACGCCGGACAGCGTCATCGCCCAGGGCACCGCACCGCATACCGTCGGCTACGTCGAAGCAATCGGCGACAAGACCTTTGCCAAGGGCGAAACCCAGTTCTTCACCATGGTTCCGACGATCTACAATGCTGACACGCTTGGCATCCGTCCGGACCTCGTCGGCCGCGAGATCACCTCCTGGGCCGATATCATGGATCCGGCCTTCAAGGGCAAGACCTCGATCCTCAACATCCCGTCGATCGGCATCATGGATGCCGCGATGATCATGGAAGCCATGGGCAACATCAAGTATGCCGACAAGGGCAACATGACCAAGGAAGAAATCGATGCAACCATCGACTTCCTCATCAAGGCCAAGCAGGACGGCCAGTTCCGCGCCTTCTGGAAGTCCTTCGACGAGTCCGTCAACCTGATGGCATCGGGCGAAGTCGTCATCCAGTCCATGTGGTCGCCGGCTGTTGCCGCCGTCCGCTCCAAGGGCATCGCCTGCAAATACCAGCCGCTCAAGGAAGGCTACCGCTCGTGGGGCGGCGGTCTCGGTCTGGCCGCGCACCTCGAAGGCGCACAGCTCGACGCAGCCTATGAGTACATCAACTGGTACACATCCGGCTGGGTCGGCGGCTACCTCAACCGCCAGGGCTACTACTCCGCAGCCATGGACACCGCCAAGGAATTCATGTCGGCCGACGAGTGGGGCTACTGGATCGAAGGCAAGGCCGCGACCGGCGACATCATGTCCCCGGAAGGCAAGGTCATGGAGAAGGCCGGCGCAGTCCGCGACGGCGGCTCCTTCCAGGAACGCATGGGCAAGGTCGCGTGCTGGAACTCGGTGATGGACGAGGACCGCTACATGGTCAAGCGCTGGAACGAGTTCATCGCTGCGTAA
- a CDS encoding ABC transporter ATP-binding protein produces the protein MSKAAEIDIVSVSKVYGSTTAVHSISLKIPSGSYCCFLGPSGCGKTSTLRMIAGHESISSGDIRLGNTVVTDFPPAKRGTAMMFQSYALFPHLDLIDNVAFSLKMKGVEKEERRAKALDMLKLMQMEPYANRRPAQLSGGQQQRVALARALITDPEALLLDEPLSALDPFLKIRMRAELKKLQKTLGITFVHVTHSQEEAMALADIIVIMNDGKIEQAASPREVFERPATAFVARFMGDHNVLTGRTVESADGTVTLEVAEGQTFKVAGSSEPGVPIDIGIRTDRVRLADASDKTLGFNGVVSNIEYRGSSVKITVIGAGSDDFTVIATDADYFAKPVSVGDAVSLSWGLEDAVLLGRMAA, from the coding sequence ATGTCCAAAGCCGCTGAAATCGATATCGTATCCGTTTCCAAGGTCTATGGCAGCACAACTGCCGTTCATTCCATCAGCCTGAAAATACCCTCCGGCAGCTACTGCTGCTTCCTTGGCCCCTCCGGCTGCGGCAAGACCTCGACGCTGCGGATGATTGCCGGCCACGAAAGCATTTCGTCCGGCGATATCCGCCTCGGCAACACCGTTGTTACTGACTTTCCGCCAGCCAAGCGCGGCACGGCGATGATGTTCCAGTCCTACGCCCTGTTTCCCCATCTCGACCTCATCGACAATGTCGCCTTCAGCCTGAAGATGAAGGGCGTCGAGAAGGAAGAGCGCCGGGCGAAAGCGCTCGACATGTTGAAGCTGATGCAGATGGAGCCCTATGCCAACCGTCGTCCAGCCCAGCTTTCCGGCGGCCAGCAGCAGCGCGTGGCGCTTGCACGCGCACTTATCACCGATCCGGAAGCGCTGCTGCTTGACGAGCCGCTTTCCGCGCTCGATCCGTTCCTCAAGATCCGCATGCGTGCCGAGTTGAAGAAGCTGCAGAAGACCCTCGGCATCACCTTCGTCCACGTTACCCATAGCCAGGAAGAGGCGATGGCGCTCGCCGATATCATCGTCATCATGAACGACGGCAAGATCGAGCAGGCGGCATCGCCGCGCGAGGTCTTCGAGCGCCCGGCAACGGCTTTCGTTGCCCGCTTCATGGGCGACCATAACGTCCTGACTGGGCGGACCGTCGAAAGTGCCGATGGCACGGTGACGCTCGAAGTGGCGGAGGGGCAGACCTTCAAGGTCGCCGGTTCCTCCGAGCCCGGCGTTCCCATCGATATCGGCATTCGCACCGATCGCGTGCGCCTGGCCGATGCTTCCGACAAGACACTCGGCTTCAACGGCGTCGTTTCCAACATCGAATACCGGGGCTCCTCCGTGAAGATCACCGTCATCGGCGCCGGCAGCGACGACTTCACCGTCATCGCCACGGATGCCGATTATTTCGCAAAACCCGTCTCGGTTGGAGACGCGGTGTCTCTGAGTTGGGGCCTGGAGGACGCTGTCCTGCTGGGCCGCATGGCTGCCTGA